Proteins encoded in a region of the Oscarella lobularis chromosome 5, ooOscLobu1.1, whole genome shotgun sequence genome:
- the LOC136187688 gene encoding uncharacterized protein isoform X1: MNYDVANDSVLVEHATCDDWHPAEKPRIGLTYRPRKRRGFRDEDDDDNDDDDCDVALSSAKQHISEDRVATELGQLRLDHDQNSRRHQFLLNVERPKTSSVIIEDCSSDSDSDYSSDDRSASLPLVELSSKLKEHVSNARFADLLPQKVLESILRNPPCMELVVWKPRLDVLLQTNTNSEIDTENKESDENEMDVD; this comes from the exons ATGAACTACGACGTGGCGAACGACAGCGTCCTCGTCGAACACGCTACATGCGACGACTGGCATCCAGCCGAAAAGCCTCGCATAGGCCTAAC ATATCGaccgcgaaaacgacgcggatttcgagacgaagacgacgacgacaacgatgacgacgattgtgacgtcgccCTATCGTCGGCGAAGCAGCACATCAGCGAGGATCGCGTCGCAACCGAATTGGGCCAATTGCGTCTCGATCACGATCAGAATTCGCGACGACATCAATTCCTTCTCAACGTCGAACGaccgaagacgtcgtctgT gatTATTGAAGATTGTAGTAGTGATAGTGATTCGGATTATTCGTCGGACGATAG GAGCGCTTCATTGCCTCTTGTCGAGTTGAGTTCGAAGCTGAAGGAACACGTTAGCAATGCGCGTTTCGCCGACTTACTGCCGCAGAAAGTGCTGGAGTCCAT TCTTAGAAATCCTCCGTGTATGGAACTGGTAGTGTGGAAGCCAAGACTCGATGTTTTATTGCAG ACTAATACTAATAGCGAAATAGACACAGAAAATAAAGA ATCTGACGAGAATGAAATGGACGTAGACTAA
- the LOC136187687 gene encoding aspartate beta-hydroxylase domain-containing protein 2-like, which translates to MIVSWAFAASLLCVFAVIAYAVRNIKRANRVADHKETACSSPTCVRCRNYDRVLLAAALKLKNMDSVSTRVRMSMEKSQPLGCDPGQRPNVFAMASIRAKPWWPRDTFQTDFDVLESAVNSLRDEFEIAYSDKSALWQRNHTPSGQWDIFHFVNQGKLIEQNCKLCPKTFATIDRLAHFLRSNVFGNASFSVIEPKSHITPHFGPTNIRLRCHVALFVPPGCHMRVHAQSRQWVEGECLLFDDSFEHEVRHVGKREDGARVVFMIDMWHPDITTEERRILNELFKNDI; encoded by the exons ATGATCGTTTCGTGGGCCTTCGCTGCGTCGCTCCTATGCGTTTTTGCCGTGATTGCGTACGCCGTTCGAAA CATCAAGCGTgcgaatcgcgtcgccgatcaCAAAGAAACCGCGTGCTCCTCCCCGACCTGCGTGCGATGTCGAAACTACGATCGCGTTCTATTGGCGGCCGCTTTGAAGCTCAAGAACATGGATAGCGTCTCCACGAGAGTGAGAATGTCAATGGAAAAGTCTCAGCCACTCGGATGTGATCCCGGACAAAGACCGAACGTCTTTGCTATGGCTTCCATACGAGCAAAGCCGTGGTGGCCCAGAGATACATTCCAGACGGACTTCGACGTGCTCGAATCAGCAGTGAACAGCCTACGAGACGAATTCGAGATAGCCTATAGCGACAAATCGGCGTTATGGCAAAGAAATCACACCCCTTCCGGTCAATGGgacatttttcattttgtcaATCAGGGCAAGCTGATTGAGCAGAACTGCAAACTCTGTCCCAAGACGTTTGCAACCATCGACCGCTTGGCTCACTTTCTCCGAAGCAACGTCTTTGGTAATGCCTCGTTTTCAGTCATTGAGCCCAAGTCACACATCACTCCCCACTTCGGTCCGACTAACATTCGCTTGCGCTGCCACGTGGCTCTCTTCGTTCCGCCTGGCTGTCACATGCGAGTTCACGCGCAGTCGAGGCAGTGGGTGGAAGGCGAATGTCTTCTATTCGACGACTCCTTCGAACACGAGGTTCGTCACGTGGGAAAGAGAGAGGACGGAGCGCGAGTCGTTTTCATGATCGACATGTGGCATCCCGACATCACGACCGAAGAGAGACGAATCCTAAACGAACTATTCAAAAACGATatctaa
- the LOC136187686 gene encoding coiled-coil domain-containing protein 92-like has translation MLAQARIRLENAESAISFMQREHTKTLQGLHQEIQALKHKCAELSFQLTIQSVHKEDNPDDNRALEAKLTLALNAKEEECERLRLHLLEKEDEVKILTKRVETSETRRLEEARDNEKRLQALLDELELKSNSNAQLAIKLHQAKKRLQKFVQGGVDVRASSASRSGRSDDRSLSSPAGVPLAPHPPQQPRLKATRSSSHLVVKATDVSRPSPPNAEEFLQTMRIRPVVVKEPAPVLPPIGGSAGGRRVKRASGAVKQETRDGEDVNQIIKDPNVSSTSPSWHKVSQDTTD, from the exons ATGCTCGCCCAAGCGAGAATCCGACTAGAAAACGCCGAAAGCGCCATATCCTTCATGCAAAGAGAGCACACGAAGACGCTACAGGGTCTCCATCAGGAAATACAGGCTCTCAAACACAAATGCGCAG AGCTTTCCTTTCAACTGACCATCCAAAGCGTACACAAAGAAGATAACCCAG atgatAATCGAGCCCTTGAGGCGAAATTGACTCTAGCACTGAATGCCAAAGAAGAGGAATGCGAACGACTTCGTCTACATTTgctcgaaaaagaagacgaagtgaaaATACTCACCAAACGCGTCGAAACGTCAGAGACGCGTCGACTCGAAGAGGCGCGCGACAACGAAAAACGTCTCCAAGCATTGCTCGACGAACTGGAACTAAAATCGAATTCCAATGCCCAGCTAGCCATCAAACTCCAccaagcaaagaaacgcttACAGAAATTCGTCCagggcggcgtcgacgtcagagCGTCATCGGCATCGCGATCGggtcgaagcgacgatcgcAGTCTGTCGTCGCCGGCCGGGGTCCCCCTCGCTCCGCATCCGCCGCAGCAACCGCGATTGAAAGCGACGCGCAGTAGTTCGCATTTGGTTGTCAAGGCAACCGACGTGAGTcgaccgtcgccgccgaatgCGGAGGAGTTTCTTCAGACGATGAGAATACGGCCGGTCGTCGTGAAAGAGCCGGCGCCCGTTTTGCCGCCTATAGGGGGATCGGCTGGGGGTCGGAGGGTGAAGCGAGCGTCAGGGGCGGTGAAACAGGAGACGCGAGACGGAGAGGACGTGAATCAGATCATAAAGGATCCTAATGTAAGTTCTACGTCACCTAGTTGGCACAAGGTTTCTCAAGATACCACTGATTGA
- the LOC136187688 gene encoding uncharacterized protein isoform X3: MNYDVANDSVLVEHATCDDWHPAEKPRIGLTYRPRKRRGFRDEDDDDNDDDDCDVALSSAKQHISEDRVATELGQLRLDHDQNSRRHQFLLNVERPKTSSVIIEDCSSDSDSDYSSDDRSASLPLVELSSKLKEHVSNARFADLLPQKVLESINPPCMELVVWKPRLDVLLQTNTNSEIDTENKESDENEMDVD, encoded by the exons ATGAACTACGACGTGGCGAACGACAGCGTCCTCGTCGAACACGCTACATGCGACGACTGGCATCCAGCCGAAAAGCCTCGCATAGGCCTAAC ATATCGaccgcgaaaacgacgcggatttcgagacgaagacgacgacgacaacgatgacgacgattgtgacgtcgccCTATCGTCGGCGAAGCAGCACATCAGCGAGGATCGCGTCGCAACCGAATTGGGCCAATTGCGTCTCGATCACGATCAGAATTCGCGACGACATCAATTCCTTCTCAACGTCGAACGaccgaagacgtcgtctgT gatTATTGAAGATTGTAGTAGTGATAGTGATTCGGATTATTCGTCGGACGATAG GAGCGCTTCATTGCCTCTTGTCGAGTTGAGTTCGAAGCTGAAGGAACACGTTAGCAATGCGCGTTTCGCCGACTTACTGCCGCAGAAAGTGCTGGAGTCCAT AAATCCTCCGTGTATGGAACTGGTAGTGTGGAAGCCAAGACTCGATGTTTTATTGCAG ACTAATACTAATAGCGAAATAGACACAGAAAATAAAGA ATCTGACGAGAATGAAATGGACGTAGACTAA
- the LOC136187688 gene encoding uncharacterized protein isoform X2, which translates to MNYDVANDSVLVEHATCDDWHPAEKPRIGLTYRPRKRRGFRDEDDDDNDDDDCDVALSSAKQHISEDRVATELGQLRLDHDQNSRRHQFLLNVERPKTSSVIIEDCSSDSDSDYSSDDRSASLPLVELSSKLKEHVSNARFADLLPQKTSSLRNPPCMELVVWKPRLDVLLQTNTNSEIDTENKESDENEMDVD; encoded by the exons ATGAACTACGACGTGGCGAACGACAGCGTCCTCGTCGAACACGCTACATGCGACGACTGGCATCCAGCCGAAAAGCCTCGCATAGGCCTAAC ATATCGaccgcgaaaacgacgcggatttcgagacgaagacgacgacgacaacgatgacgacgattgtgacgtcgccCTATCGTCGGCGAAGCAGCACATCAGCGAGGATCGCGTCGCAACCGAATTGGGCCAATTGCGTCTCGATCACGATCAGAATTCGCGACGACATCAATTCCTTCTCAACGTCGAACGaccgaagacgtcgtctgT gatTATTGAAGATTGTAGTAGTGATAGTGATTCGGATTATTCGTCGGACGATAG GAGCGCTTCATTGCCTCTTGTCGAGTTGAGTTCGAAGCTGAAGGAACACGTTAGCAATGCGCGTTTCGCCGACTTACTGCCGCAGAAA ACTTCTAGTCTTAGAAATCCTCCGTGTATGGAACTGGTAGTGTGGAAGCCAAGACTCGATGTTTTATTGCAG ACTAATACTAATAGCGAAATAGACACAGAAAATAAAGA ATCTGACGAGAATGAAATGGACGTAGACTAA
- the LOC136187424 gene encoding uncharacterized protein, whose amino-acid sequence MYLWATTALLERRSEGPRNDHVLISIRDPLNLNHQTHGFLKITSQALLVREGLPAVTRRASGEDEDELLNVSHALCSEPAKVNKNDDVIISFGDVELQVWNRSTCKLLQTVSVDCEGKGTWEGHGYANEILVGWTKTHVCRFDVFTEPLRVQNAVCDPAPFTHPVQLAFTDSFGFVLSIGDSYDGGLGGISYFPRSSSSTLSELPGSEFKQTDLVTYINPSMVIQKSQMIVIYDNGRLYFTINLTKMSRTFDRPVMDLGCSDSKRGGNGYVTSIVSSARRNVVFLSCASNHRVIEASLNDEGKLEKMRLLPNHGGDLQIFTLSNGNEYLSIIHNVRDEPRFRFTVFYVTVDGVRKVVKFTSDVWIRSSANPVTIDGKIAWALIGMDGQVYIAANSQGKLKEVKGVVADTDDVYNLPGDDFVVYSNGALCLIDAKTRNYKLLTSSASFPRVQKVSDRDFDELDPGESEGPSEPIRASRDTSRVLVTSVPTQLSTSSPITRSPDRRMKLFIKSGQPVHQCGGNQDPEYKRLFNETLCHLVICDAGMKYEEIVGIVHGSIGEVLASVDVHPDLTLNVSIDHSFRDDHVTIAIGDVQLTDAWKCEMITSKKAVDTSVKIPQSTVAAKPAITPTSKAVAISSDSAQVLCFIALLRWQLRLRQ is encoded by the exons ATGTATCTCTGGGCCACCACGGCTTTGCTC GAGCGACGCAGCGAAGGCCCACGAAACGATCATGTCCTGATATCTATCCGGGACCCCCTAAATCTAAATCATCAAACACACGGTTTCCTAAAGATCACTTCGCAAG ctCTTCTCGTTCGAGAAGGTCTTCCCGCTGTGACCCGAAGGGCCTCGGGCGAAGACGAAG ACGAACTTTTGAATGTGTCCCATGCTCTGTGTTCAGAACCAGCCAAAG TTAAtaaaaacgatgacgtcatcatttcgtttggcgacgtcgaactcCAAGTCTGGAATCGTTCGACGTGCAAGCTTCTTCAAACAGTCTCTGTCGATTGCGAGGGAAAAGGCACGTGGGAAG gccACGGATACGCTAATGAGATCTTGGTCGGCTGGACGAAGACGCACGTGTGTCGTTTCGATGTCTTCACGGAGCCGTTGCGAGTGCAGAACGCCGTCTGTGATCCCGCTCCGTTTACTCATCCAGTTCAACTGGCCTTCACCGACTCTTTTGGATTCGTTCTTTCGATTGGAGACTCGTATGACGGTGGGTTGGGCGGCATCTCGTACTTTCCGCGCAgttcgtcatcgacgttgTCAGAACTTCCGGGCAGCGAGTTCAAGCAAACCGACCTAGTCACCTACATCAATCCGTCAATGGTCATTCAGAAATCCCAGATGATCGTCATTTACGACAACGGTCGTCTCTACTTCACCATCAACCTGACGAAAATGTCGAGAACGTTCGATCGTCCGGTTATGGATCTCGGCTGCAGCGACTCGAAACGCGGCGGCAACGGTTACGTCAcctcgatcgtttcgtcagctcgtcgaaatgtcgtctttctttcgtGCGCCTCGAATCATCGCGTCATCGAAGCGTCGTTGAATGACGAGGGCAAGCTGGAGAAGATGAGATTGCTGCCCAATCACGGCGGCGATCTCCAAATTTTCACGTTATCCAACGGGAATGAGTACCTCTCAATTATCCATAACGTACGTGATGAACCTCGATTCCGCTTCACTGTCTTCTATGTGACTGTCGACGGTGTTCGGAAAGTTGTCAAGTTCACGTCTGACGTTTGGATTCGAAGCTCTGCTAATCCTGTGACAATCGATGGCAAGATCGCGTGGGCGTTGATAGGCATGGACGGTCAAGTTTACATTGCGGCGAATTCGCAAGGAAAGCTCAAAGAGGTCAAAGGAGTCGTTGCGGATACGGACGATGTTTACAATTTGCctggcgacgatttcgtcgtgtATTCGAATGGCGCTTTATGTCTCATTGATGCCAAGACGAGAAATTATAAACTTTTGACGAGCTCCGCGTCGTTTCCGCGGgttcaaaaagtttcggATCGGGATTTTGATGAATTGGACCCTGGCGAGTCGGAGGGGCCCAGTGAACCTATACGTGCATCGCGTGACACCAGTAGAGTACTCGTCACTTCAGTTCCAACTCAATTGTCTACCTCCTCTCCCATAACAAGGAGTCCCGATAGGAGGATGAAGTTATTCATTAAAAGTGGACAACCAGTCCACCAATGTGGCGGCAACCAG GATCCTGAATACAAAAGACTCTTCAATGAAACGCTCTGTCATTTGGTTATCTGCGATGCTGGGATGAAGTACGAAGAAATCGTTGGAATTGTTCATGGAAGTATTGGCGAAGTTCTTGCCAGTGTCGATGTGCATCCCGATTTGACATTAAACGTGTCAATAGATCACAGCTTTAGGgacgatcacgtgacaattGCTATTGGAGACGTGCAACTGACGGACGCGTGGAAATGCGAGATGATTACGTCAAAAAAGGCGGTTGACACGAGCGTGAAGATTCCTCAATCGACGGTTGCAGCGAAGCCAGCTATTACACCGACGTCAAAAGCTGTTGCTATAAGCTCTGATTCTGCACAAGTCTTGTGTTTCATTGCTCTTCTTCGGTGGCAGCTCAGGCTCAGGCAGTGA